AAATGATCGAGTACCTTCCGGCCGGATTCCCTCAGCAGTTTGTGCTGTGTTCGATAGGCTTGACCTCGCTCGCGACGCTGCGGCCGCTTCGCGGCCCGTGGCGCTTGCCCCTCGCCGTGGGGCTGGCTTTCAGCCTCGCGCATTTTTGGACTCCCGCCCGCATTCCAGGCACTATTGTGCCGGTTCAGATGCTCATTACATTCCCCGCGGGCTTTGTCGCCGCCTTCTATTTCCTGACGTTCCGGAACATTCTGCCGCTGACGGCCAGCCATGCCGTTCTTTACCCGCTGCTGCACAACTGGATCGAGTCGCACCTGTAGCGCGTTCCGTTACGCATTACACGCGTTACCGCGGCACCGCGGCACCGCGGCACCGCGCGGCGGCGGCACCGGCGCATGCGGATATTGAACCGGGCCCGGGCGCTCTGGTCAAATGCGGTTCGGAGGCATTGTCTCCATAACGGCAAATAGCACACGCGGCCGCGCGTATCCCCGTGCCGGGGACGATGTTCGGCGGCACGGGTCATCTGTTCGCCGCACGCCAACACAGTCACGACCCAGGGAGAATTCAACCATGAGCCATGCACGCCTGACCACGCGCCGTCAATTCCTGCGCGGCGCGGCCGCCGCAACCGCCGCGACTGCTGCCCCGTATCTCATCCCCGCCCGCGCGTTGGGCAAGGACACAGCCGCCCCGGCAAGCGAGCGGATAACGCTGGGTGTCATCGGGATGGGCCCGCGCTGCAGGTACGTGCTGCCGCAGATGCTCGAACAGCCCGACATTCAGTGTATCGCCGTGGCGGATGTCCAGGCCAGCCGCCGCGACGCGGCAAAGGAATTCGTGAACAAGCATTACGGCAACACGGACTGCGTCCTGTATCGCGATTTCCGCGAACTGCTCGAGCGCCGGGACATCGACGCCGTGCTTGTCGCCACGGGCGACCGCTGGCATGCCACCGCATCCATTCTCGCCGCGCAAGCCGGAAAGGACGTGTATAGCGAGAAGCCTTGCGGGCTGACCATCGGCAACTGCCAGGACCTGGCCGACGCCATCAAGAGCACGGGCCGCGTGTTTCAGGCGGGGACGCAGCGGCGCAGCGTCGACAACTTCCGCAAGGCTGTCCAACTCGCGCAATCGGGCAGGCTCGGCCGGATTCACACGCTCCATGCCAGCGTGTACACGCCGGAGATCAGGACTGCGTGGCTGCCGGGGGAACCAACGCCTGACCCGGACGTCGTCGACTGGAACATGTGGCTGGGCCCCGCGCCGTGGCGGCTCTACAACAGCGAGTATGTCAAAGGC
Above is a genomic segment from Candidatus Hydrogenedentota bacterium containing:
- a CDS encoding Gfo/Idh/MocA family oxidoreductase, giving the protein MTTRRQFLRGAAAATAATAAPYLIPARALGKDTAAPASERITLGVIGMGPRCRYVLPQMLEQPDIQCIAVADVQASRRDAAKEFVNKHYGNTDCVLYRDFRELLERRDIDAVLVATGDRWHATASILAAQAGKDVYSEKPCGLTIGNCQDLADAIKSTGRVFQAGTQRRSVDNFRKAVQLAQSGRLGRIHTLHASVYTPEIRTAWLPGEPTPDPDVVDWNMWLGPAPWRLYNSEYVKGGWRGYYDFDSGARLLDWGAHTVDLCQWANQADDTMPVSFEPGEKGITATYANGVRLMIHFLETPFEKRPGWIQELGTCPVRFEGDEGWVETGDSGGMEAQPASLKQELPQPAKGEPGLDVQAHARDFFDCIKSRKPAAANAEV